TAACATCCATAGTTGACTTACAGAAGCACCTAACGTTTTACGAACGCCAATTTCTTTTGTGCGTTGTTCTGCCACAAAAGATGCCAAACCAAATAAGCCCAAACAGCTGATAAAAATTGCCAATAATGTAAATACTTTAGAGAGGTTTGCAATACGTTCTTCAGATCTGAATTTTTGTCCATATTGTTCATCAACAAATTGATAATCAAAAGGAATATTTGGAAAATTTGCTTTAAAAGTACTTTCTATAATCGCTAAATTATCAGCAACGCTCTTACTTGGATTCATTCTTAAATTATAATAACTTTCAGAACTATTTTTATCAAAAACATACATGGATGGTTTTACAGGCGAATAAGGAGATTGCACCAAAATATCATCAATAATACCGATAATTTTTAATGGCTCATTTGGATCTTCTGTATCAGAATCTCTCATATATTTACCTATCGGATTTTCTAAACCCATATAAGTAACAGCAGATTTATTTAAAATTACAGCAGTAGAATCTGATGGAAATTCACGCGAAAAACCTCTTCCCTTAATAATTTTTAAGCCTAACGTTTCTACAAACTCATAAGAAACAGCAGTATGCGTAAATTCTTCTTGAAAACCAGGTTGTTTTCCATCCCAAGTAAAACCACTGTAATTAGACCAAATATCTGTCATAGGGCTACTGGTGCCTGCCATTTCTGTAACAGCTCCAGAATTTATAAATTGGTTACGCATCAAATCTTTTTTCCCAATAAATTCTGATGACATAACAGGAATTTGGATCAAACCTTCTTTATCATAACCTGTTGGTCTGTTTTTTGCAAAATCAATTTGGTTCATCACAATCATAGTTCCAATAATTAAGGCTACAGAAACTGTAAATTGTGTAACTACTAATATTTTTCTTGGCAAAGCTGCATATTTTCCTGTTTTAAAAGTGCCTTTTAAAACAGTTACAGGATTAAAAGATGACAAATATAAAGCAGGATAACTGCCTGCTAAAAAAGAAGTAATCACAATAAAAATTAAAGAAACGAACCAAAATTCAAAATCTAACCAAGGAAATAGTATTTCTTTACTTGCTAAATCATTAAAACCATTTAAAAATAACAAAACCAACCCAATTGATAGTACAAATGATAGTACTACAATTAAAAAAGATTCACTTAAAAATTGCGCAATTAATTGACTTCTTTTTGAGCCGATAGATTTACGGATTCCTACTTCAATGGCTCTTTTTTCTGATCTTGCTGTACTTAAATTTACAAAATTAATACAAGCTAATAACAATATAAAAGCACCAATAATTCCAAATAACCAAACGTTTTCAATTCTTCCACCAACTTGCTTCCCATCCTCAAATTTATTACGCAAATACCAATCTTTCATTGGGAATAAAAATATCTGTGGATTAAATTCTGCTTCTTCTGGAGATGCTATTTTTTTAAGATTAATGATTTTTGCTGAAACATTAGCCATTGTTGTGTTTTCGTTAATTTGCGCAAAAAGTTGAAAAGAGTTATTTCCCCAATTTGTTTTTGCATTTTGTACCCAAGGTCTTATAGCCACATAATGATTCCAAGAAGCAATAAAATCTAAATCAGAAAAACTATTATTTTTGGCAATGTTTTTATAAACAGCACTTACAGATAAATCGTCTGTATTATTTACTCTTACAATTTTGCCAATTGGGTTTTCATCTTTAAACAAGGCTTTAGCAGTAGATTCAGCAATCATAATCGATTTTTGATCATCAATTCCGTTTTTTACTCCTGCAATAATTTGTAAACTCAACATATCTGGAGCACCTTTTTGCATAAAATTTCCTTGAAAATTTATATTGATTTCCCCATATTTTAAATACCTGGTTTGCGTCCAAGAAGACATTACCAAATGTTTAAAATTGTCTTCATATTCTTTTCTGATGGCAAATTCTAAAGGCCTTGGAATTGCTTCAGATGTTTCTGTATTTTCATTATACGTTTCGGTTTGCAATACCTGTGCAATTGTATCGTAATTTTCAAAATGATCATTGAAATTTAGTTCATCATTAATCCACAATCCAATGAGTATGGTTGCTGTAATTCCAATCGCTAAACCAGTAATATTAATCAAAGAATATACTTTGTTCTTAATTAAGTTTCTAAGCGCTATTTTTAAATAATTTTTAAACATAATTTTTCTTTTTTTGATTGCTGATTTTTTATTCTGATCGTAAAGAATTTACAGGATTTGCATTAGCTGCTTGCAATGTTTTTGCACTTATAATAATTAAAGCAAACAAAATCATTGCAAAAGCACTCACCACAAAAACCCAAAAACTAATACTGGTTTTATAAGCAAAATTTTGAAGCCAATTGTATGTTCCATACCAAGCAATTGGTGCTGCAATTGCAAAAGCAATGGCTACTAAAATTAAAAACTCCTTACATAGAATTGTATTAATTTGCCATAAAGAAGCCCCCAAAACTTTACGAACCCCAATTTCTTTTACACGTCTATTTGTGGAATAAATTACCAAACCTAATAGCCCTAAACAACTGATTAAAATAGATAAACCTGTTGCCCAGTTTAGCAGTTTAGAAACTTTTTGTTCTCTATTGTAAAATTTTGCAATGGTTTCATCTAAAAACTCAAGTCTCATATTTGTATCTGGATATACCTCTTTATACACATTTTTAATTTTTGCAAGACTATTTTTTAGATTTTCAGAGGAAT
The DNA window shown above is from Polaribacter sp. Hel_I_88 and carries:
- a CDS encoding FtsX-like permease family protein — encoded protein: MFKNYLKIALRNLIKNKVYSLINITGLAIGITATILIGLWINDELNFNDHFENYDTIAQVLQTETYNENTETSEAIPRPLEFAIRKEYEDNFKHLVMSSWTQTRYLKYGEININFQGNFMQKGAPDMLSLQIIAGVKNGIDDQKSIMIAESTAKALFKDENPIGKIVRVNNTDDLSVSAVYKNIAKNNSFSDLDFIASWNHYVAIRPWVQNAKTNWGNNSFQLFAQINENTTMANVSAKIINLKKIASPEEAEFNPQIFLFPMKDWYLRNKFEDGKQVGGRIENVWLFGIIGAFILLLACINFVNLSTARSEKRAIEVGIRKSIGSKRSQLIAQFLSESFLIVVLSFVLSIGLVLLFLNGFNDLASKEILFPWLDFEFWFVSLIFIVITSFLAGSYPALYLSSFNPVTVLKGTFKTGKYAALPRKILVVTQFTVSVALIIGTMIVMNQIDFAKNRPTGYDKEGLIQIPVMSSEFIGKKDLMRNQFINSGAVTEMAGTSSPMTDIWSNYSGFTWDGKQPGFQEEFTHTAVSYEFVETLGLKIIKGRGFSREFPSDSTAVILNKSAVTYMGLENPIGKYMRDSDTEDPNEPLKIIGIIDDILVQSPYSPVKPSMYVFDKNSSESYYNLRMNPSKSVADNLAIIESTFKANFPNIPFDYQFVDEQYGQKFRSEERIANLSKVFTLLAIFISCLGLFGLASFVAEQRTKEIGVRKTLGASVSQLWMLLSKDFLKLVTISLIIGSPIAYFMMSEWLEKFTYRTNISWTVFVVASSGSLLITLITVSYQAIKSAIANPVDSLKTE